ACAAAAGACAGCAAAGATGGTTTGGATTTAACAATTAATCATATCTGACGGTCTGATTCCATGGAAGTTGTACTTAAAGAACTGGCCCGGGATAGTGTTATAAAAGACAGGGTTTTGAGAAAAAGGGCCAGAGACTGTGCAAGAATAAGCTTTACGAAACATTATGTCGTTTTCAGTGATGAGAAGGAAATTGCCTATCTTGCAATAGACCATATGCCCGGAACGGATTATTTGCTTCTCTATGAGATATTTATCAAAAAAGAATACAGAAACAAAGGGATTGGTTCCCGGGTTCTGGCCAGGGTAGAAAGCATTGCCGGAGAACTCGGTTACAGTAAAGTGGCACTCCATGCGGAATCCTTTGATAAGGATATCCCTAAAAAATCGATTGAAAACTGGTATATTAAAAGGGGCTACAGCCCCTCAGAAAGTCTCGAAAAAGCGTTGGAAAAGATCCTGTAAATAGATTTTCATTTTTTCACTTCTTTCGTATTGAGCTTGAATATTATTGAAATCCCTTTTTTTATCGCGCAAAGGCGCTAAGTTCGCAAAGGTTGGAAAGGTTTCTCTTCAAGGAGTCTGTCGGATTTAGGAACTTATAGCGAGAAAAAGCCATTTTTATTTAAGAACAAGTTATTTATTCTTAAGGAAACCCATGGCAATTATAAGGCAAAAAGGTCACTCTCAGGCAATCAAACTGCTACCCCTTCTTTTTATCACTCTCCTCTTAAGCTGTGCATCAGCTCCTCAACTTGGCGGGCCTGTAAACAAATATAACTTGAATAATGGAAGCTATGAAGGTAGCTATAAAAATGGCCCCAACAAGGCCAGAGTAAAGGTCACCATTGAAAGTAACAGGATTATTAATGTTGAAATCATTCAGCATTGGGCATGGCGGGGAAAAAAGGCGGAACCGATTATTGTGAAAAGGATAGTAGAAAATCAATCAACCAAAGTCGATGCCGTCACAGGAGCGACAAACAGCAGTAACGTTATTATGAATGCGGCGCAAATAGCAATTGAAAAAGCCCGGGTAGAAAAGTAAAAAAGGTATGGAATCTTTTTTTCTTGTCATTCCCTCGAAGGAGGGAATCCACATGTGATGATTTCTGGATTCCCCTTTTCACGGGAATGACGCTTTTAGAATTAGCCTGCAAGTTCAAACTAATAAAAAAAGCCCTGTCATTAGAACAGGGCTTTTATCAAGTAAAGAATCCACGACCAGAGAACGCGACCTTGCTTGAGCCCTAAAAGGGCTTGCTTTTCCTTCCCGTTAAAACGCAGCTGAGTGTAGCCGTTGACTGAGGATTAAGGGCACAAACTGTCTGAGCGAAGCGAGTTTTAGTAACTTAGAAATTTTAATTTCGTAAAGGCACTTATCCTACTTAGGGCTTGTGCCCGCCGAAGACAACGGTGGAAGGAGGGGAGTCCCGCCT
The sequence above is drawn from the Deltaproteobacteria bacterium genome and encodes:
- a CDS encoding GNAT family N-acetyltransferase; amino-acid sequence: MEVVLKELARDSVIKDRVLRKRARDCARISFTKHYVVFSDEKEIAYLAIDHMPGTDYLLLYEIFIKKEYRNKGIGSRVLARVESIAGELGYSKVALHAESFDKDIPKKSIENWYIKRGYSPSESLEKALEKIL
- a CDS encoding FMN-binding protein; the protein is MAIIRQKGHSQAIKLLPLLFITLLLSCASAPQLGGPVNKYNLNNGSYEGSYKNGPNKARVKVTIESNRIINVEIIQHWAWRGKKAEPIIVKRIVENQSTKVDAVTGATNSSNVIMNAAQIAIEKARVEK